The Sorangiineae bacterium MSr11367 genome window below encodes:
- a CDS encoding ABC transporter permease, whose protein sequence is MNNARLTAIRELVLTRWRTFYREPGTMFWTFGLPVVLSIALGMAFRNEEPEPLPAAVQAGPRAEHVRETLAKSKDIEAKVLSPEAAHQALRTGKVHVVVIPSDNGDGKVTYRFDPTRPDSRLARTLVDDALQRGEGRPDVVPTTTQHVTEPGSRYIDFLIPGLVGMGLMSSGLWGIGFALAEMRTRKLLKRLIATPMHKSDFMLSFLLVRAALLSIELPPLLVFSYFAFKVGINGSILTLTLIALLGALVFAGMGLLFASRSENPQIVSGLINVATFPMYLCSGVFFSTARFPDWTQPFIKLLPLTALIDGLRAVMIDGAGILQLTTPILVLVVWGLLCFAGALKLFKWH, encoded by the coding sequence GTGAATAACGCGCGTCTCACCGCCATTCGTGAGCTGGTACTCACCCGCTGGCGCACCTTCTACCGCGAGCCGGGGACCATGTTTTGGACCTTCGGCTTGCCCGTGGTGCTGTCGATTGCCCTGGGCATGGCCTTCCGAAACGAGGAGCCCGAGCCGCTCCCCGCCGCCGTGCAGGCCGGCCCGCGCGCCGAGCACGTGCGCGAGACGCTCGCGAAGAGCAAGGACATCGAGGCCAAGGTGCTCTCGCCCGAGGCGGCGCACCAAGCGCTGCGCACGGGCAAAGTGCACGTGGTGGTCATTCCCTCGGACAACGGCGACGGCAAGGTTACCTACCGCTTCGATCCGACGCGACCGGACAGCCGCCTCGCACGCACGTTGGTGGACGATGCCCTGCAACGCGGCGAGGGCCGGCCCGACGTGGTGCCCACCACCACGCAACACGTGACCGAACCGGGGTCGCGTTACATCGATTTCTTGATTCCGGGTTTGGTGGGCATGGGCCTCATGTCCAGCGGCCTTTGGGGAATCGGTTTTGCGCTGGCGGAAATGCGCACGCGCAAGTTGCTGAAGCGGCTCATCGCGACGCCGATGCACAAAAGCGATTTCATGCTTTCGTTCCTTTTGGTGCGCGCGGCGCTGCTCTCCATCGAATTACCGCCGCTCCTGGTATTTTCGTATTTTGCATTCAAAGTCGGGATCAATGGGTCGATCCTCACGCTGACCTTGATTGCGCTTTTGGGTGCATTGGTCTTCGCCGGAATGGGGTTGCTGTTCGCGTCGCGTTCGGAAAACCCGCAAATCGTGTCGGGCCTCATCAACGTGGCGACGTTTCCCATGTACCTGTGCTCGGGCGTGTTTTTCTCGACGGCGCGCTTCCCCGATTGGACGCAGCCGTTCATCAAGCTTTTGCCGCTCACCGCACTCATCGATGGCCTGCGCGCCGTGATGATCGATGGCGCCGGAATCCTGCAGCTCACGACGCCGATTTTGGTGTTGGTCGTCTGGGGTTTGCTCTGCTTCGCTGGCGCACTCAAGCTCTTCAAGTGGCATTAG
- a CDS encoding DUF4142 domain-containing protein — MTLLRYVSLGVIALALGACGHEQSQPKVPETTSADTTGPRAETPGSTYSPQSNWKQPPSETPTASPNPGPYDSNLTQDPAGRALPPTGGVADRNTMTTAMADDQILQALHVANTGEVDQAKLAQTKAKNPRVKQFAAMMVHDHLDADAKGYDIAKGLKLTPAESSLGMQFQSEGQRTLVELRAQSGADFDRSYIDAQIKAHKDVLAAIDQQLLPNAKNNEVRAHLQTVRTKVEGHLREAQSIQASLSAR; from the coding sequence ATGACTCTGCTTCGATACGTATCTCTGGGAGTGATCGCACTTGCATTGGGGGCGTGCGGTCATGAGCAATCGCAGCCTAAGGTCCCGGAAACGACGTCCGCCGACACGACCGGGCCGCGCGCGGAAACACCGGGAAGTACCTACTCTCCGCAGTCGAACTGGAAACAGCCGCCGTCGGAGACACCCACGGCGAGCCCCAACCCGGGCCCCTACGATTCGAACCTCACGCAAGATCCCGCGGGTCGCGCGTTGCCCCCCACCGGCGGTGTGGCCGATCGCAACACGATGACCACGGCCATGGCGGACGACCAAATCCTCCAGGCCCTTCACGTCGCGAACACGGGCGAGGTCGATCAGGCCAAGCTTGCGCAAACCAAGGCCAAGAACCCGCGCGTGAAGCAGTTCGCCGCCATGATGGTCCACGATCACCTGGACGCCGACGCCAAGGGCTACGACATCGCCAAGGGCCTCAAGCTCACCCCCGCGGAGAGCTCGCTCGGGATGCAGTTCCAAAGCGAAGGCCAGCGCACCCTGGTCGAACTACGCGCCCAAAGCGGGGCCGATTTCGATCGCTCCTACATCGATGCGCAAATCAAGGCGCATAAAGATGTCCTCGCGGCGATCGATCAGCAGCTCCTGCCGAACGCCAAAAACAACGAAGTCCGCGCCCACCTCCAAACCGTGCGCACCAAGGTTGAAGGCCACCTCCGCGAGGCCCAGTCGATTCAGGCTTCGTTGAGCGCCCGGTGA
- a CDS encoding NAD-dependent epimerase/dehydratase family protein — protein sequence MARYLVTGATGFLGRHLVTSLLRHGHEVVALCRQDEPSLAQLGVAVRRGDVLDAASVRDAAAGCEGLFHCAGKVSRKPEDAEELRRLHVDGTKITLDACKEAGVRKVVYASTSGTVAISDDPEHVGGEEDETPIGLISRWPYYRSKLFAEQAALERHAPGAFSVVSVNPTLLLGPGDVRGSSVEDVRLFLERKIPAVPAGGLSFVDARDAAEGMRLAMEKGEGGQRYLLSAINLTLRAFFERLERASGVKAPWLPTPRAPLFARRGAEMLGRVSSRLGLDVAVDPVSLDMAQYYWYVDATRAETVLGFQARDPQKTLADTVEDLRERGVVWPASSWVASS from the coding sequence ATGGCGCGCTATCTCGTAACGGGTGCAACCGGTTTTCTCGGCCGTCACTTGGTGACGTCGTTGCTTCGCCACGGGCACGAGGTGGTGGCGCTCTGCCGCCAGGACGAGCCTTCGCTCGCCCAACTCGGGGTCGCGGTTCGTCGTGGGGACGTGCTCGATGCCGCGAGCGTGCGCGATGCGGCCGCCGGTTGCGAGGGCCTCTTCCATTGCGCCGGCAAGGTGTCGCGCAAGCCCGAGGACGCCGAGGAGCTGCGCCGTCTCCATGTGGACGGCACCAAGATCACGCTGGACGCCTGCAAAGAGGCGGGGGTTCGCAAGGTCGTCTACGCCTCCACCAGCGGCACCGTGGCGATCAGCGACGACCCCGAGCATGTCGGCGGTGAGGAAGACGAGACGCCCATCGGGCTCATCTCGCGATGGCCGTACTACCGCTCCAAGCTGTTCGCCGAACAGGCGGCGCTCGAGCGTCACGCACCGGGCGCATTTTCCGTGGTATCGGTGAACCCCACGTTGCTGCTCGGCCCGGGCGACGTGCGCGGTTCGTCGGTGGAGGACGTGCGCCTCTTTCTCGAGCGGAAGATCCCCGCCGTGCCCGCGGGCGGCCTCTCCTTCGTCGATGCGCGCGATGCCGCCGAAGGCATGCGCTTGGCCATGGAAAAAGGCGAGGGCGGTCAGCGGTACCTGCTTTCGGCGATCAACCTGACCCTGCGCGCCTTCTTCGAGCGGCTCGAGCGCGCCTCCGGCGTGAAGGCGCCGTGGCTGCCCACACCGCGTGCGCCGCTGTTCGCTCGGCGCGGCGCCGAGATGCTCGGCCGCGTGTCCTCGCGCCTGGGCCTCGACGTGGCGGTCGACCCGGTGAGCTTGGACATGGCGCAGTACTACTGGTACGTCGACGCGACGCGGGCCGAGACCGTGCTCGGGTTCCAGGCGCGCGATCCGCAGAAGACCCTCGCGGACACCGTGGAAGATCTCCGCGAGCGCGGGGTGGTGTGGCCGGCTTCCTCGTGGGTGGCCTCGTCGTGA
- a CDS encoding rhodanese-like domain-containing protein produces the protein MIERGDKFELFDVRTPEERAIASLKMARHLDDDGVDYLQGLPKDATIVFHCHHGMRSRAAAERFLSTGFTRVFNLEGGIDAWSRDIDPSVPRY, from the coding sequence ATGATCGAGCGCGGCGACAAGTTCGAGCTGTTCGACGTGCGCACCCCCGAGGAGCGGGCGATTGCCTCGTTGAAGATGGCGCGCCATCTGGACGACGACGGCGTCGATTACCTGCAGGGCCTCCCGAAGGACGCGACCATCGTCTTTCACTGCCACCACGGCATGCGCAGCCGCGCCGCCGCCGAGCGCTTTCTCTCCACCGGCTTCACGCGCGTCTTCAACCTGGAAGGCGGCATCGACGCCTGGTCGCGCGACATCGATCCCAGCGTTCCGCGCTATTAA
- a CDS encoding diacylglycerol kinase family lipid kinase, whose translation MSDPRPVLVVNPRAGGGRAGQTFPAMRRTIEKALGPIDALFTERAGHAIELARGAANGGATLIVAVGGDGTFNEVVNGVLAAEPARREHVAVGIIGQGTGGDLLRVLGIEHRLDRYIEAIASGRTRKVDVGRARYTKHDGTRGERYFVNILSVGMGGLVDQYVATASRALGGKAAYFGASLKALARSREGRLRTSLSWAGETSEHRIASYMLAVCNGRYFGSGMKVAPMAEIDDGRFEVVSIGGPSKFAFAMTSQKIYQGEHLGKPGVVHLPCDKIFVDLENEDARSVFLIDLDGEPVGQLPLEIEVRPQAITLRC comes from the coding sequence GTGAGCGATCCGCGTCCCGTTCTCGTGGTGAATCCGCGTGCCGGCGGCGGTCGCGCCGGGCAGACGTTTCCCGCGATGCGGCGCACCATCGAGAAGGCGCTCGGCCCCATCGATGCGCTCTTCACCGAGCGCGCCGGGCACGCCATCGAGCTCGCTCGCGGTGCGGCCAACGGCGGCGCGACCCTCATCGTCGCCGTCGGCGGCGACGGGACCTTCAACGAGGTGGTGAACGGCGTCCTCGCCGCCGAGCCCGCGCGCCGTGAGCACGTGGCCGTGGGCATCATCGGCCAAGGCACCGGTGGAGATCTCTTGCGCGTGCTGGGCATCGAGCATCGGCTCGACCGCTACATCGAGGCCATCGCCTCCGGCCGCACCCGCAAGGTCGACGTCGGCCGTGCGCGCTACACGAAGCACGACGGTACGCGCGGCGAGCGCTACTTCGTGAACATTCTCTCCGTGGGCATGGGCGGCCTCGTGGACCAGTACGTGGCCACGGCTTCCCGCGCGCTCGGCGGCAAAGCCGCGTACTTCGGCGCATCCTTGAAGGCGTTGGCGCGCTCGCGCGAAGGCCGGTTGCGCACCAGCCTCTCCTGGGCCGGCGAGACCTCGGAGCATCGCATCGCGAGTTACATGCTCGCCGTCTGCAACGGCCGCTATTTCGGCTCGGGCATGAAGGTCGCGCCCATGGCCGAAATCGACGATGGCCGCTTCGAGGTGGTCTCCATCGGCGGGCCGTCGAAGTTCGCCTTCGCGATGACCTCGCAGAAGATTTACCAAGGCGAGCACTTGGGCAAGCCGGGCGTCGTGCACTTGCCCTGCGACAAGATTTTCGTGGACCTCGAAAACGAAGACGCACGCAGCGTCTTCCTCATCGATCTCGATGGCGAGCCCGTGGGCCAGTTGCCGCTCGAAATCGAAGTGCGGCCGCAAGCGATCACCTTGCGCTGCTGA
- a CDS encoding ABC transporter ATP-binding protein: MTENTKPLAVRCKGLIKVYTTRHHEMVVAVNHLDLEVHAGECFGLLGPNGAGKTTTVEILEGLLAPTAGEVELFGKTWEKDERFLRERLGISLQHTHLPERLTVRETVELFRSFFTQGRDVGEALDLVALKDKENARYETLSGGQKQRLAVACALVGNPALLFLDEPTTGLDPQSRRMLWEVVLAFKQQGGSVLLTTHYMDEAERLCDRVGVIDHGQMIALGTPKELIESLGGQQIVEFTVEGTDEEVNLDAISTLPSVHSARWHTGRISLTVGQLHEALPALLAHVDEAGRKLTGLSTHHATLEDVFVNLTGRQLRE, encoded by the coding sequence ATGACCGAGAATACGAAGCCTCTGGCAGTCCGATGCAAGGGCCTGATCAAGGTCTACACCACGCGACATCACGAAATGGTGGTGGCGGTGAACCACCTGGACCTGGAGGTCCATGCCGGCGAATGCTTCGGCCTTTTGGGGCCGAACGGGGCCGGTAAGACGACGACGGTCGAGATCCTCGAGGGATTGCTCGCCCCTACGGCCGGCGAGGTGGAGCTCTTCGGCAAGACCTGGGAAAAGGACGAGCGCTTCCTGCGCGAGCGCCTGGGTATCTCCCTGCAGCACACGCACCTTCCCGAGCGGCTCACCGTGCGGGAGACGGTGGAGCTGTTTCGCTCGTTCTTTACGCAGGGGCGCGATGTCGGCGAGGCCCTCGATTTGGTCGCGCTCAAGGACAAGGAGAACGCGCGCTACGAGACGCTCTCCGGCGGCCAGAAGCAAAGGTTGGCCGTGGCGTGCGCCCTGGTGGGCAATCCCGCGCTGCTCTTTTTGGACGAGCCGACGACCGGGCTCGATCCGCAATCGCGCCGCATGCTCTGGGAGGTGGTGCTCGCCTTCAAGCAGCAGGGCGGCTCGGTGCTGCTGACGACGCATTACATGGACGAGGCCGAGCGGCTTTGCGACCGCGTCGGGGTCATCGACCACGGGCAGATGATTGCGCTGGGCACGCCGAAAGAACTCATCGAGTCGCTTGGCGGGCAGCAGATTGTCGAGTTTACCGTGGAGGGGACCGACGAGGAGGTGAACCTCGACGCGATCTCCACCCTTCCGAGCGTGCACTCGGCGCGCTGGCATACAGGGCGGATTTCCCTCACCGTCGGCCAGCTTCACGAAGCGCTGCCGGCGCTTTTGGCCCATGTCGACGAGGCAGGGCGCAAGCTCACGGGGCTGTCGACGCACCATGCGACGCTCGAAGACGTATTCGTCAATTTGACCGGAAGGCAGCTTCGTGAATAA
- a CDS encoding phospholipase D family protein: protein MLEARSVRARLIVDREHYEYLVKEAIEKARFSVWIATANVKEMMVEAPVGTTARARGKYLSILDSFDALTKRGVDVRLLHAGVPSTAFREAMGKRKRLAKSMMMRRCPRVHLKLIAIDGRILYLGSANFTGAGLGAKGEGRRNFEVGIVTDDDVMLDAVQARFDTIWSGRECRTCKLRSVCPKPLDTPVVAKHNQTVRKRMT from the coding sequence GTGTTGGAGGCCCGCAGTGTCCGCGCCCGTTTGATCGTCGATCGCGAGCACTACGAGTACCTCGTGAAGGAGGCCATCGAGAAGGCGCGCTTCAGCGTGTGGATCGCGACGGCCAACGTGAAGGAGATGATGGTCGAGGCCCCCGTGGGCACGACGGCGCGGGCGCGCGGGAAGTACCTGTCGATCCTCGACAGCTTCGATGCGCTGACCAAGCGCGGGGTGGACGTGAGGCTGCTGCACGCCGGCGTTCCGTCCACGGCATTCCGCGAGGCGATGGGGAAGCGCAAGCGGCTTGCGAAGAGCATGATGATGCGGCGGTGCCCGCGCGTTCACTTGAAATTGATCGCCATCGACGGGCGCATTCTCTACCTGGGGAGCGCAAACTTCACGGGGGCGGGGCTTGGCGCCAAGGGCGAAGGACGGCGCAATTTCGAGGTGGGCATCGTGACCGACGACGATGTCATGCTCGATGCCGTGCAAGCGCGGTTCGATACCATTTGGTCGGGGCGCGAATGTCGCACATGCAAGCTTCGCAGCGTGTGCCCGAAGCCGCTCGACACACCAGTGGTTGCGAAGCATAACCAAACCGTACGAAAGAGGATGACATGA
- the aat gene encoding leucyl/phenylalanyl-tRNA--protein transferase, with protein sequence MRATEPPRTEIVFPDPRETPEPGIVAVGSDFRAGTLLQAYRRGIFPWPHGPHVLWFSPDPRAILPLEHELHWSRSLRRTLRHHPFEVTVDEAFTEVMKACGSTRDATWITPSLARGYTTLHGLGWAHSVEVWERQGDARELVGGIYGVAIGALFAGESMFHTRTDASKIAFATLAERLRRNGFTLFDVQVMSEHLASLGCIDVPRNEYLRRLGHALDVDAMF encoded by the coding sequence ATGCGAGCCACGGAGCCCCCGCGCACGGAAATCGTCTTTCCCGATCCACGGGAAACGCCCGAACCCGGCATCGTGGCCGTAGGGAGCGACTTTCGCGCAGGCACGCTTCTCCAAGCGTACCGGCGCGGCATCTTCCCCTGGCCGCATGGACCGCACGTGCTCTGGTTCTCGCCGGATCCGCGCGCGATTCTTCCGCTGGAGCACGAGCTGCACTGGTCGCGCAGCTTGCGGCGTACGCTGCGCCATCACCCCTTCGAGGTCACCGTCGACGAAGCCTTCACCGAGGTGATGAAGGCCTGCGGCTCGACCCGCGATGCCACGTGGATCACGCCGAGCCTCGCGCGCGGATACACCACGCTGCACGGCCTCGGCTGGGCCCACAGTGTGGAAGTCTGGGAACGGCAGGGCGACGCTCGCGAGCTGGTCGGCGGCATCTATGGCGTGGCCATCGGCGCCCTCTTCGCCGGCGAGTCGATGTTCCACACGCGCACCGACGCGTCGAAGATTGCGTTCGCCACCTTGGCGGAGAGGCTCCGCCGCAATGGCTTCACGCTCTTCGACGTGCAAGTGATGAGCGAGCACCTCGCCTCGCTGGGCTGCATCGACGTCCCGCGCAACGAGTACCTCCGCCGCCTCGGCCATGCGCTCGACGTAGACGCGATGTTTTGA
- a CDS encoding type II toxin-antitoxin system PemK/MazF family toxin, whose product MASRGDVLVSRRRLGFSGPGRDERFVVLQADGFEPLLDTVLVAPLDEVRSVYERDPMAVRISAQEAGTATDRVVLPANLSSVRLVRFEQDVVGRLKQESMGAIETAIRVLLALD is encoded by the coding sequence GTGGCGAGCCGGGGTGACGTGCTCGTGAGTCGCCGGCGTCTCGGCTTTTCAGGGCCAGGGCGCGACGAACGCTTCGTTGTACTTCAAGCCGACGGTTTCGAGCCTCTGCTCGATACGGTCCTCGTCGCGCCGCTCGACGAAGTGCGATCCGTGTACGAACGAGATCCGATGGCCGTGCGCATTTCGGCGCAAGAGGCTGGAACGGCAACGGATAGAGTCGTCTTGCCGGCCAACCTATCCAGTGTTCGTCTCGTTCGATTCGAACAAGATGTCGTTGGTCGACTCAAGCAAGAATCAATGGGTGCGATCGAAACAGCCATCCGCGTCCTATTGGCGCTCGACTGA
- a CDS encoding AgmX/PglI C-terminal domain-containing protein — MKLNACLSLVSLVGAGVILAACGASNEPPKEPESIATPLPGSNRAGNWSAKTSEGTSPPTSDATTTSAHTTPVTTPAVAPQAPPAQPVPAGPCDACKGPISSDLQAALNKRVENEARKCYERVLTNRPTARASLSLDVRVSRDGSTCDAVVQSDEAEVPGLADCVANEFRRGGFPSPGASCVVAKVPILFTPKAH, encoded by the coding sequence ATGAAGCTGAATGCCTGCCTCTCCCTGGTCAGTCTCGTAGGTGCTGGTGTGATCCTGGCGGCGTGTGGTGCCTCCAACGAGCCGCCCAAGGAGCCGGAGTCGATCGCCACACCGCTTCCTGGTTCGAACCGCGCTGGAAACTGGAGCGCGAAAACGTCGGAGGGAACCTCACCTCCCACGTCGGATGCCACCACGACGAGCGCGCACACCACGCCGGTCACGACGCCGGCCGTTGCCCCCCAAGCGCCCCCCGCGCAGCCGGTACCTGCGGGGCCGTGCGACGCGTGCAAAGGCCCCATCTCGAGCGATCTCCAGGCCGCGTTGAACAAGCGCGTCGAGAACGAGGCGCGCAAGTGCTACGAGCGCGTCCTCACGAACCGGCCAACGGCACGGGCATCGCTCAGCCTCGACGTGCGGGTGAGCCGCGATGGGTCGACGTGCGACGCGGTCGTGCAGTCCGACGAGGCCGAAGTGCCGGGCCTGGCCGACTGCGTGGCGAACGAGTTTCGCCGCGGCGGCTTCCCGAGCCCAGGAGCCTCGTGCGTGGTCGCCAAGGTGCCGATTCTATTCACGCCAAAGGCGCATTAG